A genomic stretch from Desulfovibrio sp. TomC includes:
- a CDS encoding GNAT family N-acetyltransferase, with product MPAMTVPNEQLTLRFARSMSEIDGPAWNALAEPLDTPFFEWEWLKLLEDSGSAAPARGWYPNHLIASSGGRLIGALPMYLKWHSDGEFVFDQLWAEAAVRLGLPYYPRLVGATPFTPATGMRFLMAPDVNQMRLSRRLFETMEQYCQGNGIQGAALLFTEPEFAASAEDYGFSTWRHQGYMWRNRGFADFEAFLGTLNANRRKAIHRERKALADAGVTVEIVAGSDIPDSFFPLMQRLYERTNTKFGPWGCRYLTDEFFEGMAGAFRHRLAFAAAYRPRRRDPIALAMLAGKNDILYGRYWGAFEDVPFLHFELCYYAPIAYAIANGITRYDPGMGGAHKARRGFVSVSSYSAHRFFDPRMDMIFRTHIDRVNQLEKNYINELNDLLPARRG from the coding sequence ATGCCGGCTATGACAGTCCCCAACGAGCAGCTCACCCTGCGCTTTGCCCGGTCCATGTCCGAAATCGACGGCCCAGCCTGGAACGCCCTGGCCGAGCCCCTGGATACCCCTTTTTTCGAATGGGAATGGCTGAAACTCTTAGAGGATTCCGGCAGCGCCGCCCCGGCCCGGGGCTGGTATCCCAACCACCTCATCGCCAGCTCCGGCGGCCGGCTCATCGGCGCGCTGCCCATGTACCTCAAGTGGCATTCCGACGGCGAATTCGTCTTCGACCAGCTCTGGGCCGAGGCCGCAGTGCGCCTGGGCCTGCCCTACTATCCGCGTCTGGTCGGGGCCACGCCGTTTACGCCGGCCACGGGCATGCGCTTTCTCATGGCCCCCGACGTCAACCAGATGCGCCTGTCGCGGCGGCTGTTTGAGACCATGGAGCAGTACTGCCAGGGCAACGGCATCCAGGGCGCGGCGCTCCTTTTTACCGAACCGGAGTTTGCCGCCTCGGCCGAGGACTACGGGTTCTCCACCTGGCGGCACCAGGGCTATATGTGGCGCAACCGGGGCTTTGCCGATTTCGAGGCGTTCCTGGGAACGCTCAACGCCAACCGGCGAAAGGCCATCCACCGTGAACGCAAAGCCCTGGCCGATGCCGGCGTGACCGTCGAGATCGTGGCCGGCTCCGACATCCCGGACTCGTTTTTCCCGCTCATGCAGCGCCTCTACGAACGGACCAACACCAAGTTCGGCCCCTGGGGCTGCCGCTACCTCACCGACGAATTCTTCGAGGGCATGGCCGGCGCGTTCCGCCACCGGCTGGCCTTTGCCGCCGCCTACCGGCCCCGCCGGCGCGATCCCATCGCCCTGGCCATGCTGGCCGGCAAGAACGACATCCTCTACGGCCGCTACTGGGGCGCCTTCGAGGACGTGCCGTTTCTCCACTTCGAGCTGTGCTACTACGCCCCCATCGCCTACGCCATCGCAAACGGCATCACCCGCTACGATCCCGGCATGGGCGGCGCACACAAGGCCCGGCGGGGATTCGTGTCCGTTTCAAGCTACAGCGCCCACCGCTTCTTCGACCCGCGCATGGACATGATCTTTCGCACCCACATCGACCGGGTCAACCAACTCGAAAAGAACTATATCAATGAATTAAATGATTTGCTGCCGGCGCGACGGGGGTAG
- a CDS encoding methyltransferase domain containing protein, protein MLIRYTPGATGPAAQLRRAVRAVLYLPTACRMAADSCYPWLNAGAVRFLNRRLTRRMIGFEWGGGRSTVFIARRVLTLVTVEHNAKWRRKTAALLARHCIGNVQSRFLPPGDAPGHPQARPAIWQRLGHVHRRPEFAAYSDAILDFPEDSLDFVIIDGRARVECALNAISRVRPGGFLVLDNSEWEKYAPIFAITAGWTRQDFENGVWRTSILCRPVAAGG, encoded by the coding sequence ATGTTGATCCGCTACACCCCTGGCGCAACCGGCCCGGCCGCGCAGTTGCGTCGGGCGGTCCGGGCCGTGCTCTATCTGCCGACCGCCTGCCGCATGGCGGCCGATTCCTGCTATCCCTGGCTCAATGCCGGCGCGGTCCGCTTCCTCAATCGCCGCCTCACCCGCCGTATGATCGGGTTTGAGTGGGGCGGCGGCCGCAGCACGGTCTTTATCGCCCGGCGGGTGCTCACCCTGGTCACGGTCGAGCACAACGCCAAATGGCGGCGAAAGACGGCGGCCCTGCTGGCCCGGCACTGCATCGGCAATGTCCAAAGCCGCTTCCTGCCGCCCGGGGATGCGCCCGGACACCCCCAGGCCCGGCCGGCCATCTGGCAGCGCCTGGGCCATGTCCATCGACGGCCGGAGTTTGCCGCCTACAGCGACGCCATCCTGGATTTCCCCGAAGACAGCCTGGATTTCGTCATCATCGACGGCCGGGCCAGGGTCGAATGCGCGCTCAATGCCATAAGCCGGGTGCGGCCGGGCGGGTTCCTGGTGCTGGACAACAGCGAATGGGAAAAATACGCCCCGATCTTTGCCATAACCGCCGGCTGGACGCGCCAGGACTTTGAAAACGGCGTGTGGCGCACCAGTATTTTATGCCGGCCTGTCGCGGCCGGCGGGTGA
- a CDS encoding STAS domain-containing protein, translating to MNLVVTQQGRLTLVSGLPKMFDYTVCPDFQRELAAHLEATPAVLAFDLSGVDFMDSSAIGSLITVRNRLLAGGGTVALCSMGEGVAKVLRIADLGKVFALYPDTASALAACQA from the coding sequence ATGAACTTGGTTGTGACGCAGCAAGGCCGGCTGACCCTGGTGTCCGGCCTGCCCAAAATGTTCGATTATACAGTCTGTCCGGATTTTCAGCGGGAGCTGGCCGCCCATTTGGAAGCCACGCCCGCCGTGTTGGCCTTTGATCTGTCCGGGGTGGATTTCATGGATTCCAGCGCCATTGGCAGCCTCATTACGGTGCGAAACCGGCTGTTGGCCGGCGGCGGGACCGTGGCCCTGTGTTCCATGGGCGAGGGCGTGGCCAAGGTGCTGCGCATTGCCGATCTGGGCAAGGTGTTTGCCCTGTATCCCGATACGGCATCGGCCCTGGCCGCCTGTCAGGCCTGA
- a CDS encoding GGDEF domain-containing protein, whose protein sequence is MNKVPESARKPCPHDVCAESVCAMLDRVGVPKDSKWRGLILYMRSIKNYDFLDNEQKEQFQALGMEVLRARDFTEEKFREVIKANERILSAPWNRALTRTLAETAALVQEFQDTLFRHKGGVQKLESVAVDAVESGGDVERMLGTIRRGFKDMVAMIEEDAEKMVALTLTDALTAISNRRAFDEHMSRTVALSTLERRPLSLFMLDIDHFKRFNDEHGHRIGDQALVVVGAILKGFAEEMKQLEDRDIFPARYGGEEFAVTLLDVSKQEAEELADIIRRKIERYNFVIRDPDGQILAAGIKINVSIGVAELLADCPTADIAHLVDAADKALYIAKSSGRNKVCVYVKG, encoded by the coding sequence ATGAACAAGGTCCCGGAATCCGCCAGAAAGCCGTGTCCGCACGATGTCTGTGCCGAATCGGTCTGCGCCATGCTCGACCGGGTCGGCGTCCCCAAGGACTCCAAATGGCGCGGGTTGATCCTGTATATGCGCAGCATCAAGAACTATGATTTTCTGGACAACGAGCAGAAGGAACAGTTCCAGGCCCTGGGCATGGAAGTGCTGCGGGCCAGGGACTTCACCGAAGAGAAATTTCGTGAAGTCATCAAGGCCAACGAACGCATTTTAAGCGCGCCCTGGAACCGCGCCCTGACCCGCACCCTGGCCGAGACCGCCGCCCTGGTCCAGGAGTTCCAGGACACGCTGTTTCGGCACAAAGGCGGCGTGCAGAAACTCGAAAGCGTTGCCGTTGATGCCGTGGAATCCGGCGGCGACGTCGAACGGATGCTTGGCACCATCCGTCGCGGGTTCAAAGACATGGTGGCCATGATCGAGGAAGACGCCGAGAAGATGGTGGCGCTCACCCTCACCGACGCCCTGACCGCCATTTCCAATCGTCGGGCGTTTGACGAACACATGAGCCGCACCGTGGCCCTGTCCACCCTGGAACGCCGGCCCCTGTCGCTTTTCATGCTCGATATCGACCACTTCAAACGCTTCAACGACGAACACGGCCACCGCATCGGCGATCAGGCCCTGGTCGTTGTCGGCGCCATCCTCAAAGGCTTTGCCGAGGAAATGAAGCAGCTTGAGGACCGCGATATTTTCCCCGCCCGCTACGGCGGCGAAGAATTCGCCGTCACCCTGCTTGATGTCTCCAAACAGGAAGCCGAAGAGCTGGCCGACATCATTCGCCGCAAAATCGAACGCTACAACTTCGTCATCCGCGACCCGGACGGACAGATCCTGGCGGCCGGCATCAAGATCAACGTCAGCATCGGCGTGGCCGAACTGCTCGCCGACTGTCCCACCGCCGACATCGCCCACCTCGTCGACGCCGCCGACAAGGCCCTGTATATCGCCAAATCCTCCGGGCGAAACAAGGTGTGCGTGTACGTGAAAGGGTAG
- a CDS encoding iron-containing alcohol dehydrogenase, translating into MGSWQCKIDINRVFILQPTRPTTYFGIGALARIDDILAGLAQSGCDAVLVVTDPIAYKASTAWDTVRPALNAHVTWDHYDGVRPNPTFANCEAAAKAGRLINAKAVLAIGGGSALDTAKTAAVLLAHPGKKAADFFEKNAAITAALPIIAINTTHGSGSECNAFATAQSDGEDKPVIHSPHLYPAFTIEDPRLTVSLPAKHTVATAVDALTHALETATATTASPYSICLAKDAIRTIAAFLPTAIRQPGNLTARYWLMYASAIAGISFDLGSLHITHALEHTMSTLNADVTHGDGLGILLPAVLREIYPATPEILADLLHPLAPDLTGNPGETDTAVERLKQWFASIGQPASMSAYFTGADVPALTRLAVKSPLSKQLLPQAPIRVDGSVVERIFQNSL; encoded by the coding sequence ATGGGCAGCTGGCAGTGCAAAATCGACATCAACCGAGTCTTTATCCTGCAACCAACCCGGCCGACGACCTATTTCGGCATCGGCGCCCTGGCCAGGATCGACGACATCCTGGCCGGCCTGGCCCAGTCCGGCTGCGACGCCGTCCTGGTCGTCACCGATCCCATTGCCTATAAGGCCAGCACCGCCTGGGACACCGTGCGCCCGGCCCTCAACGCCCACGTCACCTGGGACCATTACGACGGCGTGCGCCCCAATCCGACGTTCGCCAATTGCGAGGCCGCCGCCAAGGCCGGCCGCCTCATAAACGCCAAGGCCGTGTTGGCCATTGGCGGCGGCAGCGCCCTAGACACCGCCAAAACCGCAGCCGTGCTACTGGCCCACCCCGGCAAAAAAGCCGCGGATTTCTTCGAAAAAAACGCCGCCATCACCGCAGCGCTCCCCATCATCGCCATCAACACCACCCACGGCTCCGGCTCGGAATGCAACGCCTTCGCCACGGCCCAGTCCGACGGCGAAGACAAACCGGTCATCCACTCGCCCCACCTCTACCCGGCCTTCACCATCGAAGACCCGAGACTCACCGTCTCCCTGCCGGCCAAACACACCGTGGCCACGGCCGTCGACGCCCTGACCCACGCCCTGGAGACCGCCACCGCCACCACGGCCTCGCCCTATTCCATCTGCCTGGCCAAAGACGCCATCCGCACCATTGCCGCCTTCCTGCCCACAGCCATCCGACAACCCGGCAACCTCACCGCCCGCTATTGGCTCATGTACGCCTCGGCCATTGCCGGCATCAGCTTCGACCTCGGCAGCCTGCACATCACCCACGCCCTGGAACACACCATGAGCACGCTCAATGCCGACGTCACCCACGGCGACGGCCTGGGCATCCTCCTGCCGGCCGTGTTGCGCGAAATCTACCCGGCCACCCCGGAAATCCTGGCCGACCTGCTCCACCCCCTGGCCCCGGACCTGACCGGCAACCCGGGCGAGACCGATACCGCTGTCGAACGTCTCAAACAGTGGTTCGCCAGCATCGGCCAGCCGGCCAGCATGTCCGCCTACTTCACCGGGGCCGACGTGCCGGCGCTCACCCGCCTGGCCGTCAAATCGCCCCTGTCCAAGCAACTCCTGCCTCAGGCCCCCATCCGGGTGGACGGCTCGGTGGTGGAGCGGATCTTTCAGAATTCGTTGTAA
- a CDS encoding DHA2 family efflux MFS transporter permease subunit has protein sequence MADSAPNKWLITLAVMIPTLIEILDTSIANVALGHIQGSLSAGQDEVTWVLTSYLVSNAIVIPISGFLSKVLGRRNYLIASVVIFTIASMLCGLATSLGMLVFFRIIQGLGGGGLQPMSQAILLEAYPPRERGLAMAIFAMGAVLGPILGPLLGGYITDNYSWRWIFNINVPVGILAVAMIWLYIKDPDYLERRKAGESVDYIGLALLTVGLGCLQIVLDKGQQDDWFSSDFIFSLSIVAGLALTAFLIWELVCKHPVVDLRVFKDRSFATGNVVMFFGYFAFFGAIVLLPLYLQNLMGYSAFLAGVVLGPGGLIMLAVLPIVGKMTTKIDARFILWVGLLISGYSLFNMSGFSLDIDIGTAIAARNIQAVGIAFFFVPLSYLTMAYLPRQAMNNASAIFNLLRNLGGSFGVAFVTTLLARRAQFHQLRLTENLTPFDLNYQTAQDRLAAYLAPKLLGIHDAAQTAGATLYRLMLRQANAMAFCDVFYAQGLMFLGLAVMMWIMKKPPMGSKMPEGMH, from the coding sequence ATGGCTGACTCCGCCCCCAATAAATGGCTCATCACCCTGGCGGTGATGATCCCGACGCTGATCGAAATTCTCGACACGTCCATTGCCAACGTGGCCCTCGGGCATATCCAGGGCAGCCTGTCGGCCGGCCAGGACGAGGTCACCTGGGTGCTCACCTCGTACCTGGTCTCCAACGCCATCGTCATCCCGATCAGCGGCTTTCTGTCCAAGGTGCTTGGCCGGCGCAATTATCTGATAGCCTCGGTCGTGATCTTCACCATTGCCAGCATGCTGTGCGGGCTGGCCACAAGCCTTGGCATGCTGGTCTTTTTCCGCATCATCCAGGGCCTTGGCGGCGGCGGGCTGCAACCCATGTCCCAGGCGATCCTGCTCGAAGCCTATCCGCCCCGGGAACGCGGCCTGGCCATGGCCATCTTTGCCATGGGCGCGGTGCTCGGCCCCATCCTCGGCCCGCTCCTTGGCGGCTACATCACCGACAACTATTCCTGGCGCTGGATTTTCAACATCAACGTGCCCGTCGGCATCCTGGCCGTGGCCATGATCTGGCTCTACATCAAGGACCCGGACTATCTGGAGCGGCGCAAGGCCGGGGAATCCGTGGACTACATCGGCCTGGCCCTTTTGACCGTGGGTCTTGGCTGCCTGCAGATCGTGCTCGACAAGGGCCAGCAGGACGACTGGTTCAGTTCGGACTTCATCTTCAGCCTGTCCATTGTGGCCGGCCTCGCCCTGACCGCCTTTCTCATCTGGGAACTGGTCTGCAAACACCCGGTGGTCGATCTCAGAGTGTTCAAGGACCGCAGTTTCGCCACTGGCAACGTGGTCATGTTTTTCGGCTATTTCGCCTTTTTCGGGGCCATTGTGCTGCTCCCGCTCTACCTGCAAAATCTCATGGGCTACTCGGCCTTTCTCGCGGGCGTGGTCCTTGGCCCGGGCGGGCTCATCATGCTGGCCGTGCTGCCCATCGTCGGCAAGATGACCACCAAGATCGACGCCCGCTTCATCTTGTGGGTGGGCCTTTTAATCAGCGGCTATTCGCTGTTTAACATGTCCGGCTTTTCGCTCGACATCGACATCGGCACGGCCATTGCCGCCCGCAACATCCAGGCTGTGGGCATCGCCTTTTTCTTCGTGCCCCTGTCGTATCTGACCATGGCCTACCTCCCGCGCCAAGCCATGAACAACGCCTCGGCGATCTTTAATCTTCTGCGAAACCTGGGTGGCTCCTTTGGCGTGGCCTTTGTCACCACCCTGCTCGCCCGGCGCGCCCAGTTCCACCAATTGCGCCTGACGGAAAATCTCACGCCCTTTGACCTCAACTACCAGACGGCCCAGGATCGCCTGGCCGCCTACCTCGCCCCCAAGCTGCTCGGCATCCACGACGCCGCCCAGACCGCCGGCGCGACCCTCTACCGGCTCATGCTCAGACAGGCCAACGCCATGGCCTTTTGCGACGTGTTCTATGCCCAGGGCCTCATGTTCCTGGGGCTGGCCGTCATGATGTGGATCATGAAAAAACCGCCCATGGGCTCCAAAATGCCCGAGGGGATGCACTGA
- a CDS encoding HlyD family secretion protein, producing MKPLFRPKHKPEGQPINRKKRLMIIAAAAIAVLVLGYAIYLRGKVTTDDAFVDGRIHPITPRVAGYVNEAPVEDNQLVAAGDVLAVLDPTDFEVALAQARADLASAESQFSAQELGVPLQRSQTSSKVTSANAQLESEQRSLEQATKERDAAIQDAAQIEAQLDQDKLDWGRISVLRHKDAVSQSDLDTIENKRRAHEAQLRAARAKAEGAGRRLESILADIKRLRSEIVLAQTGEEQAVIQSKEASAQKARVELARQKVKQAELNLSYTRIVSPVAGHVTKKQIESGRLVAAGQALMTVVPLETKDLWVTANFKETQLKDVRPGQKVEIDVDTYPGHPITGIVESIMAGTGSVFSLFPSENASGNYVKIVQRIPVKIVFDKDNEALPPLRLGMSVVPTIHTN from the coding sequence ATGAAACCGCTTTTCCGCCCCAAGCATAAACCCGAAGGCCAGCCGATCAACCGCAAAAAGCGGCTCATGATCATCGCGGCCGCCGCCATCGCCGTCCTGGTCCTTGGCTATGCCATCTACCTGCGGGGCAAGGTCACCACCGACGACGCCTTTGTGGATGGCCGCATCCACCCCATCACCCCCCGGGTGGCCGGCTACGTCAACGAGGCCCCGGTGGAAGACAACCAGCTCGTGGCCGCCGGCGACGTCCTGGCCGTGCTGGACCCCACCGATTTCGAAGTGGCCCTGGCCCAGGCCCGGGCCGATCTGGCCTCGGCCGAAAGCCAGTTCTCGGCCCAGGAACTCGGCGTCCCCCTGCAACGCTCCCAGACCTCGTCCAAGGTGACCTCGGCCAACGCCCAGCTCGAAAGCGAGCAGCGAAGCCTGGAGCAGGCCACCAAGGAACGCGACGCCGCCATCCAGGACGCCGCCCAGATCGAGGCCCAGCTCGACCAGGACAAGCTCGACTGGGGGCGCATCAGCGTCCTTCGCCACAAGGACGCCGTGTCCCAGTCCGACCTCGACACCATCGAAAACAAACGCCGGGCCCACGAGGCCCAGCTGCGGGCGGCCCGGGCCAAGGCCGAAGGGGCCGGACGCCGCCTGGAGTCGATCCTGGCCGACATCAAACGTCTGCGCTCGGAAATCGTTCTGGCCCAGACCGGCGAGGAGCAGGCCGTCATCCAGTCCAAGGAAGCCTCGGCCCAAAAGGCCCGGGTGGAACTGGCCCGGCAAAAGGTCAAGCAGGCCGAACTCAACCTGTCTTACACCCGCATCGTCTCCCCCGTGGCCGGGCATGTGACCAAAAAACAGATCGAATCCGGCCGGCTGGTGGCGGCCGGGCAGGCCCTTATGACCGTCGTCCCCCTGGAAACCAAGGACCTGTGGGTCACGGCCAATTTCAAGGAAACCCAGCTCAAAGACGTGCGCCCGGGGCAGAAGGTCGAAATCGACGTGGACACCTACCCCGGCCATCCCATTACCGGCATCGTGGAGTCCATCATGGCCGGCACCGGCTCGGTCTTCTCGCTGTTCCCCTCGGAAAACGCCTCAGGCAACTACGTGAAGATTGTCCAGCGTATTCCGGTCAAAATCGTTTTCGACAAGGATAACGAGGCGCTGCCGCCGCTTCGTCTGGGCATGAGCGTGGTGCCCACCATCCACACCAACTGA
- a CDS encoding MarR family winged helix-turn-helix transcriptional regulator, with product MDASTFYDIDRAIGYTVGHAAARIKMALRRAFAAAGHDVTPEQWIVLYRLCETTGMTQVGLGERTVKDKTSITRILDRLETRGLISRRRDARDRRSQRLFPTPEGEDVVRALAPVVRNFAAIAYADLTDEEATILRRILARIEARLDAMPEPKDEP from the coding sequence ATGGATGCCAGCACGTTTTACGACATCGACCGCGCCATCGGCTACACCGTGGGCCACGCCGCCGCCAGGATCAAAATGGCCCTTCGCCGGGCCTTTGCCGCCGCCGGCCACGACGTCACCCCGGAGCAGTGGATCGTGCTCTACCGTCTGTGTGAAACCACCGGCATGACCCAGGTGGGCCTGGGCGAACGCACGGTCAAGGACAAGACCTCCATCACCCGCATCCTCGACCGCCTGGAAACGCGAGGCCTCATATCCCGGCGACGCGACGCCCGCGACCGTCGCAGCCAGCGCCTGTTCCCGACGCCCGAAGGCGAAGACGTGGTCCGCGCCCTGGCTCCGGTGGTGCGAAATTTCGCCGCCATCGCCTATGCTGATCTCACCGACGAGGAGGCGACGATCCTGCGCCGCATTCTTGCGCGCATCGAAGCCCGTCTCGACGCCATGCCCGAACCCAAGGACGAACCATGA
- a CDS encoding Nramp family divalent metal transporter — MQALHRMWQAVGDMVRFRDRVRPRLTALEIFKYIGPGLLVTVGFIDPGNWASNVAAGADYGYALLWMVTLSTVMLIVLQHNAAHLGIATGLCLSEAAMRHLPRGVAVTALATAVGASVSTSLAELLGGAIALRMLFGLPLGVGTLMVLAVVLWMLFSKSYRHLERYIIGFVSLIGMSFVFELSLVHIDWGAAVVGWVRPQLPEGSLPVVMSVLGAVVMPHNLFLHSEVIQSRQWNLDEPAMIRRQLKYEYLDTLFSMTVGFCINSSMILLAAAAFFSHGLPVSELEQARSLLDPLLGSAAGLVFAVSLLLAGLASSVTAGMAGGSIFAGIFSEPYDIRDSHSRMGVVITLVGGAAAVLFVGDPLKGLIWSQIVLSIQLPITIVMQLCLTSRRAVMGPYVNKPFTTAVLAVVALVVIGLNIMLLISTLS, encoded by the coding sequence ATGCAGGCATTGCATCGGATGTGGCAGGCGGTGGGGGATATGGTCCGGTTTCGCGACCGGGTCCGGCCCCGACTGACGGCCCTGGAGATTTTTAAATATATCGGGCCGGGACTGCTTGTGACCGTGGGATTTATCGATCCGGGCAACTGGGCCTCCAACGTGGCGGCCGGCGCGGACTACGGCTATGCGCTCTTGTGGATGGTGACGCTGTCCACGGTGATGCTCATCGTGTTGCAGCACAATGCGGCCCATCTCGGCATTGCCACCGGGCTTTGCCTGTCCGAGGCGGCCATGCGCCATTTGCCCCGGGGGGTGGCGGTAACGGCCCTGGCCACGGCTGTCGGGGCCTCGGTGTCAACCTCCCTGGCCGAGCTGTTGGGCGGGGCCATTGCCTTGCGGATGCTCTTTGGGCTGCCCCTTGGCGTTGGGACGCTCATGGTGCTGGCTGTGGTGCTGTGGATGCTTTTTTCCAAATCCTACCGCCACCTGGAACGCTACATCATCGGCTTCGTGTCGCTGATCGGGATGTCCTTCGTCTTTGAACTGTCGTTGGTGCATATCGACTGGGGGGCGGCGGTCGTGGGCTGGGTGCGCCCGCAGCTGCCCGAAGGGTCGCTGCCGGTGGTCATGAGCGTCCTTGGGGCGGTAGTCATGCCGCACAACCTGTTTTTGCATTCCGAGGTCATCCAGAGCCGGCAGTGGAACCTGGACGAGCCGGCCATGATCCGACGCCAACTCAAGTACGAATATCTGGATACGCTGTTTTCCATGACGGTCGGGTTTTGCATCAACAGCTCCATGATCCTGCTGGCCGCGGCGGCCTTTTTCAGCCACGGCCTGCCGGTGTCGGAACTGGAGCAGGCCCGGTCCCTGCTTGACCCCTTGCTCGGCTCGGCGGCGGGCCTGGTTTTCGCCGTCAGCCTGCTCTTGGCCGGGCTGGCTTCCAGCGTGACGGCGGGCATGGCCGGCGGCAGCATCTTTGCCGGCATCTTCAGCGAGCCCTACGACATCCGCGACAGCCATTCCCGCATGGGTGTGGTCATCACCCTGGTCGGCGGGGCGGCGGCCGTGCTTTTCGTGGGCGATCCGCTCAAAGGGCTGATCTGGTCCCAGATCGTCCTGTCCATCCAACTGCCCATCACGATCGTCATGCAACTGTGCCTGACCTCGCGCCGGGCCGTCATGGGACCCTATGTCAACAAGCCCTTTACCACGGCGGTTCTGGCGGTGGTGGCCCTGGTGGTCATCGGCCTCAACATCATGCTGCTCATAAGTACCCTGTCCTGA
- a CDS encoding class I SAM-dependent methyltransferase: MDPWFESHFVHAARIVCGFLAECAPLAGARILDFGCGDGITAAGVAALGAGLVVGADIHPSFLHLPQLAAANTGSPALPANLAFAQVGPDCRLPFAEGTFDAAYSWSVFEHLPDVPAALAALRLALKPGGHCLIQIDPLYLSPFGSHLRRLVDIPWGHLLMSTAAFVKQAGSAEDDADNTEKGDLLYSQNDFAAYRKHLIEQFLDLNRLTVRQLLHAVQTSGLTLLRAVPVRVSGEFIPPQSLLCAYSPDDLLTSTVYLLLRR; this comes from the coding sequence ATGGATCCCTGGTTCGAGAGCCACTTTGTGCACGCCGCCCGCATTGTTTGCGGCTTTTTGGCTGAATGCGCCCCCCTGGCCGGAGCCCGCATCCTCGATTTCGGTTGCGGCGACGGCATCACCGCCGCCGGCGTGGCCGCCCTGGGAGCCGGGCTGGTCGTCGGCGCGGACATCCATCCGTCGTTTCTCCACCTGCCGCAACTGGCCGCCGCCAATACCGGCAGCCCGGCCCTGCCGGCGAATCTCGCCTTTGCCCAGGTGGGGCCGGATTGCCGGCTGCCCTTTGCCGAAGGAACCTTTGACGCGGCCTACAGTTGGTCGGTGTTCGAGCATCTGCCCGATGTGCCGGCCGCCCTGGCCGCCCTGCGTCTGGCCTTAAAACCCGGCGGGCACTGCCTCATCCAGATCGATCCGCTCTATCTCTCGCCCTTTGGCTCCCATCTGCGCCGCCTGGTGGACATTCCCTGGGGCCATCTGCTCATGAGCACGGCCGCCTTTGTCAAACAGGCCGGCAGCGCCGAAGACGATGCCGACAATACGGAAAAAGGGGACCTGCTCTACAGTCAAAACGACTTCGCCGCCTACCGGAAGCATCTGATCGAACAGTTCCTGGATCTCAACCGCCTCACCGTGCGCCAACTGCTCCACGCCGTCCAGACCTCGGGCCTGACCTTGCTGCGGGCCGTACCAGTGCGCGTCTCCGGCGAGTTCATCCCGCCGCAGTCGCTTTTGTGCGCCTATTCCCCGGACGATCTGCTGACCAGCACCGTGTACCTTCTGCTGCGCCGCTAG